In Henriciella litoralis, the genomic window TCCGATGCGACGATTGGCTATGAGCGTAACTCATACTTCCTGCCGGCCTATCAGCAGGACCGTATCCATTCGGCGTTCACCCGCGGCAAGCTGATGGACTGTTTCGGCATTGTCGAGGAAGGCCGCGTTTGCAAATCCAAGCCTGAAATCGAGGTCATGAAGAAGGCCGCCCGCGCAACTGAAGCGGGCATGAAGGCCGGGATCGAGATCGCTGCGCCTGGCGTCACCGAGAATGAGATCGGGGCCGCGATTTCCGCTGCGATGTTCGAAGCTGGCGGTGAACCGCCTGCCGTGATGCCGTATGTAACGTCCGGCCCGCGCTCCATGATTGGCCATGCGACATGGGAAGGCCGCACCGTTCAGGACGGCGAACACGTGTTTCTGGAAGTTGGCGGCTGCTACCGACGCTACCACACCGCCATGATGCGGACGGTCGTGATGCAGGACAAGCTGTCTGCCTCGATGCGCAGCGCCGAAGAGCAGATGCAGAAGGCCTTGAAAGAACTTCGCACCGCCGTCCAGCCCGGTCTGACCGTATCCGACGCTGACAAGATCGTCCGTGACATCATCAGTGATGGCACGCATGGCGGCTCACTGGTGACGCGCTCGGGCTATTCCATCGGCATCGCTTTCCCGCCGAGCTGGGACGAAGGCTACATCCTGTCGCTGATGCAAGGCGATCCGCAGATCCTCAAGGAAGGGATGACGTTCCATATCATTCCTTGGGTCTGGGGCGTTGATGGCGACAAGACGGTCGGCATTTCCGATACCTTCCATGTCACCGATACTGGCTGCGAGAGCTTTTTCTCCATGCCCGAGGAATTCACCCTCAAGCCCGGCGCAGGAAAAACGATCGAAAAATCGAAACCCAAAAAGACAAATGGTCACAAAGCTCCGACCGCCTGAGGCGTCGGCGACCAGACAACACATCAGGAGTACCAGATGCTGAAAGCCGTCAATCCGGCCACCGGCGCCGTCGTGCGTGAGGTTACCCCGGACACAGATGCAGAGATCAATGCCAAGCTCGACAAGGCCGTTTCCGCTTACAAACTCTGGAAAGAAAAGAGTTTTGCCGAACGCGGTGCGCTGCTGAAAGCTGTCGCGGCCTATATGCGCGAAAACATCGACACGCTCGGCCCGGTCATGACCGAAGAGATGGGCAAGCCGAAGAATGAGTCCATCGGCGAGGTCGAAAAATCAGCCTGGTGCGCCGTTCACTATGCCGACAATGCTGAAAGCTATCTGTCTAGGCAGGTTCTGGAGTCAGATGCGACGCTATCCTACGTCCAGCATCTCCCCATCGGCCCTATTCTTGGCATTCTGCCCTGGAATGCGCCTTTCTGGCTGGCGTTCCGGTTTGCGGCCCCTGCCCTGATGGCGGGCAATTCCTGCGTCATGAAGCATGACCCGAACGTGCCCGGCTGCGCCGAGGCAATCGAGAAGTGCTTCGTCGAAGCTGGCGCGCCGGAAGGCCTCTTCCAGGCGCTGTATGTTGAAACCCCACGCGTGGAAGCAATCATCCGCGACAAACGGGTGCGCGGCGTCTCCTTCACCGGGTCCTCGCGTGGCGGCGCAGCGGTGGCCGGCATCGCCGGGTCTGAGATCAAGCCAGCCGTGCTCGAGCTGGGCGGCTCTGATCCGTCAATCGTTCTGGCGGATGCCGATTTTGAGAAAGCGACCGACATTCTGACGCTGTCGCGCATCATCAATGCCGGGCAATCCTGTATCGCCGCCAAGCGTATCATCGTTGAAGACAGCGCCTATGAGACGGTGAAAGACCTGATGGTGAAGAAGCTCGGCGCTCTGAAAGTGGGCGACCCGACCTCTGAAACCACGGATGTCGGGCCAATCGCACGCGCGGAACTCAGAGATGGCCTTCACGCGCAGGTCACAAAGACGATCAAGGAAGGGGCAAACTGCCTCATGGGCGGCGAAATACCGGATGGGGACGGTTTCTTCTATCCGGTCACTCTCTTGGCCGACGTGAAGCCTGGCATGTGCGCCTTCACCGAAGAAACATTCGGGCCTGTCGCGGTTCTCATTCGCGCGAAGGATGAAGCGCACGCATTGGAAATGGCCAATGATACCGACTATGGCCTTGCCGCCAGCGTGTGGACTGACACCGCTCGCGGGGAAGAAATGGCGGCCAGGATCGACGCCGGACAGGTGAGCGTGAACGGCATTGTGAAGACCGATCCACGCCTGCCAAGTGGCGGCACAAAATCGTCCGGACTCGGACGTGAACTCGGTCCCCATGGCATCCTGGAGTTCGTCAACGCACAGCAAGTCTGGATCGGCCCAGTCAAACCTGCATGACCTTGTTATTACCTGAAAAGAGGCCTCAACTTCTTTTCAGGTTACAACCGTAATCGGACAAATTTGTCGCAAGTTTTGCCTGAGCATTTCAGCGAGACTTTATGCCTGCATTGTAAACCAGCCCGTTGAACCATTCGTCCGACCTTGGACGAGAACAGAAAGTTCCGGGGCTCAAATGGCATCGATTATCTCAATTGCAGGCAAGAGCTTCATCATTGCGCTGGCGGCTGTTTGCTGCCTGGGGACTGCGCAGGCCGTTCCACACCCCGTCGGCGGAGACCTGAGCAGCGCAGCCATGACGAGCGAGAACGGGCCGGTTCATACTGACCTTTCTGTCGTTGTGAACCGCTCAACGCCGATCGACATTTCGCGTCCGTTCAAACGGATCGCCGTGTCCCAACCAGAAATTGCTGATGCGTCTCCGACGTCGAACAGCCGCCTCTATGTCCGCGGCCGGTCCATCGGCGCGACAAACATTCTCGTTTATGATGACGTTGGCCAACTGGTCGAGATCATCGATGTTCGCGTTCAACATGACCTCGGCGCCATTCATAGCGATGTCGCTGCGCTGTTTCCGGATGTCCGCCTCAATCTACGAACGGTTGCCCAGCGCCTCCATGTGCGCGGCGAAGTCCCTGACCGCGCAACAGCGATTGAGGTCATGCAAATCGCATCGAGCTACGCGCCGGACGCTGTCATTGATGCCCTGTCGGTGTCCGGGTCTGAGCAGGTCATGCTGGAAGTCCGCTTCGTCGAGGCTTCGCGCGAAGATGTGCAGGAAATCGGCCTCGGCACTGAAGTCAGCCGCGCAGGCGACTTCTTGTTTGCAACGAGTTCACGCCTGTTGTCCGGCGAGGCACCGAAAACATTCGCCGCGCTGTTAACCAGCGCAGGCAACGTCAATATCGACGTCTTCCTCCGGGCGCTGGAAGAAAAGGGAATTATCCGCACGCTTGCTGAGCCAAACCTGGTCGCAAGGTCAGGCGAAACAGCCAGCTTCCTGGCGGGCGGCGAGTTCCCGGTCCCAGTGGCCGCTGACGAAGATACAGTAACGATCGAATTTCGTGAGTTCGGCGTCAGTCTCGACTTCACCCCGACAATCCTTCCGAACAATCGGATGAGCATCCAGGTGCGGCCGGAAGTCAGCCAACTTGATCCGCGCAACTCGGTACGCCTGTCAGATGTCGAAATCCCGGCACTGAGCGTGCGCCGCGCCGACACCACGGTCGAACTTGGTGATGGTGAAAGCTTTGCGATTGCCGGGCTTATCCAGAACACAGTCGACAGCACGTCAGTACAGACGCCCTTTCTGGGAGATATTCCAGTCCTTGGCGCCCTCTTCCGGTCTAACCGTTTTCGCGAAAACGAGACGGAGTTGGTGATTATCATCACCCCGCGCCTGGTGCGCCCTGCCCCGGCTGGGACGCGTCTGGAAGACCCGCTGACAAGTCATCGTGAGCCATCCGAAGCCGAGAGACTTCTGCTGGGCAAGCTCGACGACCAACAGGCCCCAACCATGGGGAGCGCTGTGACAAGCAATATCGGCACGCAACTGGTTCGACCCGACCTCGGCTATGTGCCGGTGCGCGGGGAGCAGTGAGCACGATGACTTCCCCCATGATCAAAAAGGGGCTGACCCGCCTCCACAGCTTTGCCCCCCGCTGGCAGGATAATGTCAGTGAAGCCGCCAGTACGCTGCAGACAGTTGCAGTGACCCATCACCGCGATGTGAACCAGCTGCTGGACGCCGCCAGCAATGAAGTCGGCAGCGTTGTGCTGGTTGAGTATACGGGCGACTTTGACCTCGTGAAATTCATGATCCGCGTGTCGGAAGTCGCCCCCTCCCTTCCCGGTATTGTCATCGGGGAGAACATCCCCGTCCTGGCAGTGAAGCGTCTTCTGACGATGTCGCGCTGGGACATGCTGGATGCGCCCATCAACGCCGCGCAGCTGGGAGACACGCTGGAAACGATCTGCCGCGATCAGACCTCCAAATCAGATGCGACGTCAGGTAAGTGCTGGACTGTGACGTCTTCGGTCGGCGGCGCTGGCGCAACACTGGTCGCCGTCGAGATGGCGTATCAGCTCAGCCAACGCGAGCAAGATAACAAGGTTTGCCTTGTTGACCTCGACTTCTTCGATGGCGCCTGTGCCTCCTATCTCAACTGTCCGTCGAACCTCAATCAGTCCGCCCTGACGCAGAGCGCAGACCGTATCGACGAGGCGCTGCTGCAGGCCTTCATCACGCAGCACAAGAACGGAATTCATCTTCTGTCTGCGCCGCGGTCCAAACGGCTGTGGAACTCAATCAAGACCGAGGCCATCCTGAAGGTGCTGGACATCGCATGCGCCAACTATGACTTCGTGATCATTGACCTGCCGCGTTGGCCGTCCCCCTGGGCGCCATCAGTGGTCACCGGGTCTGACGAAAACATCGTGATGAGCGAACTGACCGTTCCGGCGCTTCATGCGGCCCGGAATCGGGCCGAAGAGCTGGAAGACCTATCCGAGGGTATTGCGCGCCCGCGGATCGTACTGAACCGGATGACCAAGAAGGTCTTTGGGAACACGGTGACGGTGTCACAAGCCGAAGAAGCCATCGGACGACCCGTGTTCGCGACGATTACATCTGAATGGGATGCGGCTGTTTCGGCAGTGAACTTTGGCCAGGCCGTAGGTCAGGCCAAGCCTGGAAACCGCATCTCCAAGGACATCTCGATGATCATCGAGACCCTCGAAGCTGGCGGTAGCGTCGTTTCGGAAAACCCCAAGACCCGAAAGAGGGCATAAATGGCCAGATTTTCCCTATTGTCGAAGGCCAAAGTGCTGGACCCGGTGGACGATCCGGTCGAGGCAAATGATCCTCCGGAAGTTGATGCCACCGAAGAAAAAGCGGGCATTTTTGAAGCTGATGACGCCGCTCCGGAAACGCGTGAAGAGCAAGATGAAGGGCCCGCCTTTGACCTGCTTGAAGCCAAGCTAAGGGTTCACAACAAGCTGATCGATGAGCTCGACCTGTCGATGCTCGACAAGCTCGACGAAACGGAAATGAAGCGTCAGGTCGGACGGCTTGTCGCTGAGATCGTTCGCGAAGACCGCATTCCGATGAACCAGTCGGAAGTCGCTGAATTTGCCGACTCTGTCTATCATGAGATGACCGGTCTCGGCCCGCTTGAGCCCCTGCTCGCCGACCCCACCATCTCCGATATTCTGATCAATGGCGCCAAGCAGGTTTACGTCGAACGCCGCGGTGAGCTTGAGCTTTCAAACGCGAAGTTTCGTGACAATGCCCACCTGCGCCGCATCGTTTCGCGGATCGTCTCGGCTGTCGGCCGCCGGGTTGATGAGAGCCAGCCGCTGGTCGATGCGCGCCTTCTGGACGGGTCGCGCGTCAACGCGGCCGTCGAACCGGTCGCGATTGACGGCCCATTGGTCTCCATCCGGAAGTTTTCCAAGAAACCACTGACCCTCGAAAAACTCATCGGTTTCAAGGCGATGCCGAAGGAAGTGGCAGAGTTTCTACATGCCGCCGTGAAGTGCCGCGTCACGACATTGATCTCTGGCGGCACCGGGTCTGGCAAGACCACTTTGCTGAATGCTCTCTCCGCAGCGATCAGCCATAAGGAACGCCTCATCACGATCGAGGACGCCGCCGAACTTCAGCTGCAGCAGCCGCATGTCGCGCGCATGGAAACCCGTCCACCAAACCTTGAAGGCAAAGGTGAGATCCGCCAGCGCGAACTGGTGAAGAACGCGCTTCGTATGCGCCCTGACCGGGTGATCCTTGGCGAGGTTCGCTCTGAAGAAGCATTCGATATGCTACAGGCGATGAATACCGGCCACGAAGGCTCGATGGCGACCATCCACGCGAACAATCCGCGCGAGGCGATCAGCCGTCTGGAGCAGATGGTGGCGATGGGCGGTATGCGCATTTCATCTGAAGCCGTACGTGGCCAGATTGCGTCTGCCGTCGGCCTTATCATTCAAGCCCAGCGCCTATCAGATGGTTCGCGCCGTATCACGCATGTGACCGAAGTCACCGGCATGGAAGGCGAGATTATCCAGATGCAGGACATCTTCACTTTCAACCGGCTACGGACCGAAGAGGATGGCACAGTGGTTGGCGAGTTCCGTGCGAGCGGCCTGCGTCCCAAATGCCTTGATGACATGCAGCGGCGCGGCGTTCACCTGCCAATGGAGTATTTCGACCCATCCCAGCCACTGATGCGGGTGCCATAAGCGCAGATGAGCTTCAGTATCATCATCTATGTGATGGCCTTTTTCTCGGCCTTTCTGGCGGTGCAATCGCTGCTGGGTTTTGGCAAGACGGCGCTGGCAAAGACGCGAATAAACCGCCGACTTAAGGTCAAGGATGGACAAACATCCGTTGCTGAACTGATCGTCGAACTGCGTCGGCAGCGCGGTCTGGACAAGGATGGCAATCAGCGTCTTGCGATGCGGTGGTTCAATGATCTCGTCACCCAGTCAGGCCTCAATTATGAGCCTGCAAAATGGGTCGCGATTGCGGTTGTGCTGGCCGCTGTCGCAGGCGCTGTGACGTGGTATTTCACGCGCAGCTATATCTATCCTGTGCCAGCAGCTATTGGTGCCGGCACCCTGCTGCCGATCATGTATCTCAAGATGAAGATCGGCGGGCGTGAGAAGCAGATGGGCGCGCAGCTGCCTGACGCGCTGGAAGTCATCGTACGCAGTCTTGAAGCCGGTCACCCCGTTCCGACAGCTGTGGCTCTGGTTGGCCGCGAAATGCCGGACCCGATCGGGTCTGAATTCGGGCTGGCCGCAGATGAAATCTCCTACGGGTCGAGCCTCGAGGAAGCCGTTCGCAAACTAGCTGAGCGTACTCGCCAGCCTGATGTTGAGCTGTTTGCCGCAACGGTCAGGCTACAGGCGCGGACCGGGGGTAATCTGGCCAGCCTGCTGAAAGTGAATGCCCATACGGTGCGCGCACGCCAGAAAATGCGGCTGAAGGTACAGGCCGCGTCGTCGGAAGGTCGGGCCTCTGCCCTCATCCTGACGTCGGCGCCCTTCATCGTCATGGCCGCGATGCACATGCTGACCCCGCATTTCTACGGCTCCGTCATCGACGAAAAGATTGTCCAGTATGGCCTCGGTGGCTGCCTTCTATGGATGGCGCTCGGCAATCTGATGATGCGCAAAATGATCAATTTCAAGGTGTGAGGAACCGACCCCGTCATGCCTTTTGAAACCCCTGCCCCGGATACGCTGGTGATCTCGATCATCGCGCTCGCCATGTGCGTCGTCACGATCGTTCTCGGTTCGACCATCTTCAAATCATGGCGCAGCAAGCGTCAGGTTTCAGACCGCCTGAAAGGCGACCGGTCGGACTCTCGCACCGACTATGCGCCGGAAAAGCCGCGGAACCAGCTGATTGAATCGATCGGCAAGCGGTTCTCCAAGCCGGACTCGGCCGACCTCACCAAGCTGCGTCATCGTATGATGCAGGCTGGCTATTACTCGAAGACGGCGCCCTATCTGTTTATCGGGCTGCGCTTCATTGCGTTGATCCTGCCCCAATTGGCACTGATTGCGGCCTGGCCGATGATTGACCAGTATATGCCGAAGAACGGCCTGCTCATGGCATCCGGCGCGCTAGCCGTCATCAGCTTTGTCGCGCCGTCTTTCATCCTCGATAAAAAAGTGTCCAAGCGCGAAGACGAATACCGTGAGGGCTTCCCTGACATGATGGACCTGATGGTCGCGTGCGTGGAAGCTGGTCTCAGCCTCGATGGCGCGGTGCAGCGGGTTTCGGAAGAGCTGGTGCAACGCTTTCCGAACCTGGCAGACCATCTGAAGATCATGAACCTGGAAACGCGGGCCGGACGTGCGCGAACCGAAGCCTGGAAGAATTTTGCTGACCGCCTTGGCCTGGAAGAGGCACGCGCGCTCGCAACGATGCTGCGTCAGTCAGAAGAGCTCGGCACGAGTGTTGGCGAGACATTGCGCGTCTTTGCCGCTGACATGCGCGAGAAGCGGATGCTCTATGCTGAGGAAAAGGCGCTCGCTTTGCCCGCAAAGCTGGTTGTGCCGCTGATCCTGTTCGTCTTCCCGTCCCTGCTGACGGTGCTGATGCTGCCAGCGGTGGTGCGGATGCTGTACGTGTTTAGCCAGACCTGAGCGCTGGGAAGCTGCTGGAGATACAGTTGCGAAGGCGTCAGTTCGACAGATCCTGACCAATGACGGTGGCGGAGATGTCTGGCAGGTCAACGAACATCCAGCCAGAGCCGGAAATAATGCCATAGGAGAGCGGCACACCTTCCAGCCTGACGGTCACAATCGGCTGCAGGCCGCCTGGTGCGCCATAGACCTCATTCAAGGATGAGGTGTACTCAACCGTGACGTATTTCTCCTCAATGAGCGGGAAGATATCGCACATGCCGCGGCGCTCACGCAGAGGCTCCGGCGCGCAGGAATTGTCGGCGCCGTAGATGAGGCGCGCCATGGCGGCTGAATCGTAATTGCCGACCGAGCAGCTTTTTGTCTTGCCGCTGCACACCCTGGAATAGTCCGGCACATAGGCACCAATTTCAGCCCATTCCTTCGTCTTGATATCCTGAGAGACAGGTGTCGAAACCGCAGCAAGACGGGCACCCGCGCGCACGGCCCTTTGCCCGGTATTCCATTGGAAGAAGGCGGCCATCAGCTCAACCAGCACAATCAACACGAAGATGACAACTGTGCCGACCAGCGCGAACTCAACCGCGACCGCACCGTCTGTTTTTCGGAGATCTCGCAGCTTCATTAGCGGGCCCCGAATGCACGTTCTTCATGGAAGCCCGATAGCTCAAGATCGCCAAGCCCGACGAGTTTCAGAAGGCCGAGGCCGTCATATTCATAGCGTGTCTGCATGCGCACCACATAGATCGCGTCACCGCCGCGCAGGACGGTGTCTCCCCCGTCTTCGCCGCCCGTATTCGCAACGCTTTGAATAGTGACCGTCACATCGTCCGTGCTCCAATCCTTCACGATCGGGTCTCCCGTGCCAGCTGGATTGCCTTTGACCGCAACATTCCGGCCGAAGGACTCCACGCTGGCAGGCGCTGGTGAGCGGGACAGATAGGCAGCCCCGGCCGAGAGACCGGACTCAATCTTGTGAATGGTGAGCATCAGATAGGCCCCATCGATCACGGCGAGGCCCGCAAAGAGCAGTACCGGGGCGACAAGCGCCGCCTCGACGGCGGCGATACCGCGCTCGGACCGCTGCCAGCGGCGAAGACGAAATTTGCCGATCATCGCACAACCCGCGCGACTTCTACGATCCGGGCTTCGTCAGAGGCATCGACAGGACCGATCAGCTCGCCCCAAATGGTGGAGTCTGATCCGTCCGGCATTGGCTCCGTCACGAACACTTTCCAGAACGCCTTGACCGGCAAGTCGCCCGCCGAAGCACCGGATATCCCGTATTCCTCTTCCAGGCGCATACAGTCGAGCACCGCCACTTTGAGGATACGGCGGTTCGAATCTGCAGGCGTGCTGCCCGTATAGCATTGAGGCGCGCCATTCTCGGGCGTTGTCGAACTGACATATGATGGCGTGCCTGGAATACGGGATGTCTCAATTTCCCAATTATAGACTTCGTATCGAGTTGGCTTTTCAGGTGAGACGGTCCCGGTCGAATAATTGAAGGTGAAGGTCTGGCCGGCAATGACCGCACTCGTCGGCGAGCCATGATTAATGGCGAAATAGGAGGTGGCGTCCCAGTCGCCATCACCCAGCCGGCCACCGAGATCTGTGCAGCTATCGGTCAGGAAGCACTGATCTCTCGGCAGACCCATTGCCAGCGGATCGACCTCCGGGGAACAGGCCGTTCCGGAGTATCCCTTGGTCACGTTTGGCGCCGGGGCATATTCGGGATCATTCTTTTTTGTGGCGTACGTCCCGGTATAAATATCGAAGCGGGTATTGAAGCCGGCTTCCACCGAGGCAACCGTCCCGGTTCTCAGTTCTACGCCTTCGCGTGAATAACAAAGCTCTGGCTCGGTAACGGCCATGGCGTCCTTGAGCGCCGCGGCGCCGCTTTCATCCGCTTGAAGATAGCCGAAATTTCCGGGGTAGTATTTCGCGCTCGGCCCGCCCTTGTCCTTCATCAGGACGAGACGGCGACGGAAACTCCGGTCTTCTGCGACATCGAAGAGGTCCTGAACCGGATTATTTTCATAGGGGTTGCACATGAAAATGGGCGCAGCATTACAGATGCCGGGGTCTGTCTTTGCGACCGACGTCGCCGTCAAATCAAACTGGTCCTGCCCATTGAACAGCGAGACCGGGAAAAGCGTGGAAATCCGCACCGGCTCAACAGTGACTTCGGCATAGACCGCATCGCCCGGAACATCCGTCTCGTAATCGGCCGTGATCGGGTCATAGTCGCTTGCCGGAATTGAATAGAAAAACCGGACACCAGAGACAGAAATGTTGCCCCGGCCATCATCGCCGAATCGCTGCTCATTTTCGACGAGGCGTGTAATCGCGACATTCGCCCGGCTGATGGCATCTGGCCGCCCGTCGAGTTCATAGGCTGCTGCGCGGGCAAAGGAATCTGCGGCCGATTGAAGATCGTTTTCGAGCGCGTTCATACGGCTCAAATCAACTGATAGCGCGGCCACGACCATGAAGGCTGGCGTGACGATGGCCGCCCATATGGCAATGCCCCCCTGCCGGTTCCGCGGCAGGTGGCATAATCGCCGCAAGCTGGCAGGTATCAAATTACCGGCTCGACGGGACAACATGAGACGATGTCTCTTCTCCGAGGATAACTTCGATCGTGGCAGACGCTGGGCTAGTTGCAATGCGAGGCGCCGGACGTGGCGCCGCAGAGGCGACCTGCTTCGGCCTGGCTTCCTTTTCTGCGCCAAGCGTAACAGCGTCGGCTTGCAAGAATTCCTCATCAGCGCTGCCGCGAAGCGCAAAGGACAGAAGGCCCCGTTGCGAAGCGACAGAAAGCTGCTGAGCCTGGTCGAGCGTGACGGACAAGGTCGCGGTCTTGAAGACACCCGGGTTTTCGCCGGTCATGTCATCATTGAGATCGACGCCCAGCACTTCGACATTCTGGGCCAGGATCTTCGAGACGAGGTTAGCGGCACTGCCTTGCGGATCAGAATTCTCTGTGAAGATCACGTCCACCCGGTCCCCCGGCAGAACGAAGCCGCCAACGCCGGAGACGTCCGTGGTGCGAACCGTGAAGGCACGATAGCCCGGCTCGATACGTGTCGACATGGAGGCGCGCATGCCGGGTGCGAGCAGCATGTCCTCGACCAATAATTGACCGGCCTCAAGGCTAACAAGCGTGCGACGGGATTCGCCGCTCAGTTCCAGCGCCTTGAACGACTCAAATGAGCCGAGCGGCACCAGGGTCTCTTCGCGCTGAGCGATTTCGAACCAGGCTGGATCCAGTACGACGCCGCGCGGGATATCGCGAACCGCCACCAGGACAGGTTGCGTCACAGTTTCGACAGGCGCGGCGGCCTGCTCTGCCAGCTCAGCATCATCCTTGCTGGATGAGCCCAGCCACAGCCGCGCCCCCAATATGGCGGCAGCGCCGAATACGATCGACAGGATCAATGTGACAACGGGTGAAATCTGCATGGCTTTTGGCCCTCGGACTCGAGTTCAACCGAAGTCCTAGCCAAATGCATTTAAGTCTCTGGCAAAGC contains:
- a CDS encoding type II and III secretion system protein family protein encodes the protein MASIISIAGKSFIIALAAVCCLGTAQAVPHPVGGDLSSAAMTSENGPVHTDLSVVVNRSTPIDISRPFKRIAVSQPEIADASPTSNSRLYVRGRSIGATNILVYDDVGQLVEIIDVRVQHDLGAIHSDVAALFPDVRLNLRTVAQRLHVRGEVPDRATAIEVMQIASSYAPDAVIDALSVSGSEQVMLEVRFVEASREDVQEIGLGTEVSRAGDFLFATSSRLLSGEAPKTFAALLTSAGNVNIDVFLRALEEKGIIRTLAEPNLVARSGETASFLAGGEFPVPVAADEDTVTIEFREFGVSLDFTPTILPNNRMSIQVRPEVSQLDPRNSVRLSDVEIPALSVRRADTTVELGDGESFAIAGLIQNTVDSTSVQTPFLGDIPVLGALFRSNRFRENETELVIIITPRLVRPAPAGTRLEDPLTSHREPSEAERLLLGKLDDQQAPTMGSAVTSNIGTQLVRPDLGYVPVRGEQ
- a CDS encoding type II secretion system F family protein; amino-acid sequence: MPFETPAPDTLVISIIALAMCVVTIVLGSTIFKSWRSKRQVSDRLKGDRSDSRTDYAPEKPRNQLIESIGKRFSKPDSADLTKLRHRMMQAGYYSKTAPYLFIGLRFIALILPQLALIAAWPMIDQYMPKNGLLMASGALAVISFVAPSFILDKKVSKREDEYREGFPDMMDLMVACVEAGLSLDGAVQRVSEELVQRFPNLADHLKIMNLETRAGRARTEAWKNFADRLGLEEARALATMLRQSEELGTSVGETLRVFAADMREKRMLYAEEKALALPAKLVVPLILFVFPSLLTVLMLPAVVRMLYVFSQT
- a CDS encoding NAD-dependent succinate-semialdehyde dehydrogenase; the protein is MLKAVNPATGAVVREVTPDTDAEINAKLDKAVSAYKLWKEKSFAERGALLKAVAAYMRENIDTLGPVMTEEMGKPKNESIGEVEKSAWCAVHYADNAESYLSRQVLESDATLSYVQHLPIGPILGILPWNAPFWLAFRFAAPALMAGNSCVMKHDPNVPGCAEAIEKCFVEAGAPEGLFQALYVETPRVEAIIRDKRVRGVSFTGSSRGGAAVAGIAGSEIKPAVLELGGSDPSIVLADADFEKATDILTLSRIINAGQSCIAAKRIIVEDSAYETVKDLMVKKLGALKVGDPTSETTDVGPIARAELRDGLHAQVTKTIKEGANCLMGGEIPDGDGFFYPVTLLADVKPGMCAFTEETFGPVAVLIRAKDEAHALEMANDTDYGLAASVWTDTARGEEMAARIDAGQVSVNGIVKTDPRLPSGGTKSSGLGRELGPHGILEFVNAQQVWIGPVKPA
- a CDS encoding TadE/TadG family type IV pilus assembly protein, with protein sequence MKLRDLRKTDGAVAVEFALVGTVVIFVLIVLVELMAAFFQWNTGQRAVRAGARLAAVSTPVSQDIKTKEWAEIGAYVPDYSRVCSGKTKSCSVGNYDSAAMARLIYGADNSCAPEPLRERRGMCDIFPLIEEKYVTVEYTSSLNEVYGAPGGLQPIVTVRLEGVPLSYGIISGSGWMFVDLPDISATVIGQDLSN
- a CDS encoding CpaF family protein, whose protein sequence is MARFSLLSKAKVLDPVDDPVEANDPPEVDATEEKAGIFEADDAAPETREEQDEGPAFDLLEAKLRVHNKLIDELDLSMLDKLDETEMKRQVGRLVAEIVREDRIPMNQSEVAEFADSVYHEMTGLGPLEPLLADPTISDILINGAKQVYVERRGELELSNAKFRDNAHLRRIVSRIVSAVGRRVDESQPLVDARLLDGSRVNAAVEPVAIDGPLVSIRKFSKKPLTLEKLIGFKAMPKEVAEFLHAAVKCRVTTLISGGTGSGKTTLLNALSAAISHKERLITIEDAAELQLQQPHVARMETRPPNLEGKGEIRQRELVKNALRMRPDRVILGEVRSEEAFDMLQAMNTGHEGSMATIHANNPREAISRLEQMVAMGGMRISSEAVRGQIASAVGLIIQAQRLSDGSRRITHVTEVTGMEGEIIQMQDIFTFNRLRTEEDGTVVGEFRASGLRPKCLDDMQRRGVHLPMEYFDPSQPLMRVP
- a CDS encoding AAA family ATPase, yielding MTSPMIKKGLTRLHSFAPRWQDNVSEAASTLQTVAVTHHRDVNQLLDAASNEVGSVVLVEYTGDFDLVKFMIRVSEVAPSLPGIVIGENIPVLAVKRLLTMSRWDMLDAPINAAQLGDTLETICRDQTSKSDATSGKCWTVTSSVGGAGATLVAVEMAYQLSQREQDNKVCLVDLDFFDGACASYLNCPSNLNQSALTQSADRIDEALLQAFITQHKNGIHLLSAPRSKRLWNSIKTEAILKVLDIACANYDFVIIDLPRWPSPWAPSVVTGSDENIVMSELTVPALHAARNRAEELEDLSEGIARPRIVLNRMTKKVFGNTVTVSQAEEAIGRPVFATITSEWDAAVSAVNFGQAVGQAKPGNRISKDISMIIETLEAGGSVVSENPKTRKRA
- the doeA gene encoding ectoine hydrolase — protein: MKQRDDMTFPHEEYVRRLETLRDRMRARRLDAVVISDPENIMYMTDYQTTGYSFFQCLVVPLDGDCYMVTRKMEESNVHARTWVEKTRPFADNGDAIQTLIESFREFGLSDATIGYERNSYFLPAYQQDRIHSAFTRGKLMDCFGIVEEGRVCKSKPEIEVMKKAARATEAGMKAGIEIAAPGVTENEIGAAISAAMFEAGGEPPAVMPYVTSGPRSMIGHATWEGRTVQDGEHVFLEVGGCYRRYHTAMMRTVVMQDKLSASMRSAEEQMQKALKELRTAVQPGLTVSDADKIVRDIISDGTHGGSLVTRSGYSIGIAFPPSWDEGYILSLMQGDPQILKEGMTFHIIPWVWGVDGDKTVGISDTFHVTDTGCESFFSMPEEFTLKPGAGKTIEKSKPKKTNGHKAPTA
- a CDS encoding type II secretion system F family protein, which translates into the protein MSFSIIIYVMAFFSAFLAVQSLLGFGKTALAKTRINRRLKVKDGQTSVAELIVELRRQRGLDKDGNQRLAMRWFNDLVTQSGLNYEPAKWVAIAVVLAAVAGAVTWYFTRSYIYPVPAAIGAGTLLPIMYLKMKIGGREKQMGAQLPDALEVIVRSLEAGHPVPTAVALVGREMPDPIGSEFGLAADEISYGSSLEEAVRKLAERTRQPDVELFAATVRLQARTGGNLASLLKVNAHTVRARQKMRLKVQAASSEGRASALILTSAPFIVMAAMHMLTPHFYGSVIDEKIVQYGLGGCLLWMALGNLMMRKMINFKV
- a CDS encoding TadE/TadG family type IV pilus assembly protein, with amino-acid sequence MIGKFRLRRWQRSERGIAAVEAALVAPVLLFAGLAVIDGAYLMLTIHKIESGLSAGAAYLSRSPAPASVESFGRNVAVKGNPAGTGDPIVKDWSTDDVTVTIQSVANTGGEDGGDTVLRGGDAIYVVRMQTRYEYDGLGLLKLVGLGDLELSGFHEERAFGAR